A single window of Haliotis asinina isolate JCU_RB_2024 chromosome 5, JCU_Hal_asi_v2, whole genome shotgun sequence DNA harbors:
- the LOC137283723 gene encoding hatching enzyme 1.2-like: protein MVGIILILFVGHALAVPIDQLSKFDEAFPEENPGLFEGDIELMPGEIPYDRNARRDKNYRWPNGVVPFEIDTHHFSSSEEKTIRTAMQNIHEQTKVNGKACITFIPRTNEHAYIRYEGGDGCHTPVGRHSSKDVVTLGNGCFRIGTVMHETMHSLGFWHEQSRPDRDNYVTIEWSNIKQGHEHNFDRRSSAEADTFGIPYEYESVMHYNAYSFAIDRTKPTIIVKKRGVVIGQRTHLSPGDIKEIQIYYGCTANTGSHTSQTSQSSHSSGETCSFQTDMCKWQNSEGNLDWVRARGSTPTSHTGPSTDNSGSSSGYYAYLEASNHENRKGVLLSESFVAGHYCLSVYYSMYGHDEGTLKLGLETGGSNPTLHTVSGDQGHGWHHYLTNLDVKTGSFKVRIEGDVGSGHTSDIAIDDLTVHKGDCSSLV from the exons CTCTCAAAGTTCGATG AGGCGTTCCCGGAAGAAAACCCCG GTCTCTTCGAAGGAGATATCGAGCTGATGCCAGGAGAAATACCCTAC GACAGGAATGCGAGAAGAGACAAAAACTACCGATGGCCAAACGGTGTCGTTCCTTTCGAAATTGACACCCATCATTTCT CATCGTCTGAGGAGAAGACAATTCGGACTGCCATGCAGAACATCCATGAGCAGACAAAGGTCAATGGCAAAGCCTGCATCACCTTTATCCCTCGCACAAACGAGCATGCCTACATACGATACGAGGGAGGAGACGG ATGTCATACTCCAGTAGGACGTCACAGTAGCAAGGATGTTGTGACTCTGGGCAATGGATGCTTCAGGATTGGAACCGTCATGCACGAGACTATGCACTCCTTGGGGTTCTGGCACGAGCAGAGTCGCCCCGACAGAGATAACTATGTCACCATTGAGTGGAGCAATATCAAGCAAG GCCATGAACACAACTTTGACCGACGTAGCTCTGCTGAAGCTGACACCTTTGGTATTCCATATGAATACGAGTCTGTGATGCATTACAACGCCTACAGCTTCGCCATAGACCGCACCAAGCCCACGATcattgtgaaaaagagaggggtGGTCATTGGACAGAGGACACATCTCAGCCCAGGGGACATCAAGGAAATACAGATTTACTATGGGTGCACAGCTAACACAGGGTCACACACCTCTCAAACCTCTCAATCCTCTCACTCGT CCGGGGAAACATGTTCCTTCCAAACTGACATGTGCAAATGGCAAAATAGTGAAGGTAACCTCGACTGGGTTCGAGCCCGAGGTAGTACTCCGACCTCCCATACTGGACCATCTACTGACAACTCCGGATCATCAAGCG GATACTATGCCTACCTCGAGGCATCCAACCATGAAAACCGGAAGGGTGTCCTTTTGTCCGAGTCTTTCGTCGCAGGCCACTACTGCCTGAGTGTTTACTATAGCATGTATGGACACGATGAAGGAACGCTGAAATTGGGATTGGAAACAGGTGGCAGCAATCCAACCTTGCACACTGTATCTGGTGATCAGGGACATGGGTGGCACCACTACCTCACTAACCTCGATGTGAAAACAGggagtttcaag GTCAGGATAGAGGGCGACGTTGGTAGCGGGCATACAAGTGACATTGCCATCGATGATCTGACGGTCCACAAGGGCGACTGTTCTTCCCTTGTTTGA